The genomic window GAAAGTTATGATAACAAATCAACATTTACTTATATTAGGAAAGATTATTTAGAAAGGTACATGGAAGAAAAAAATAAACAATTAATTTGGTTGCAATGGACTGAAAAAAGATATTTCCCAAATGGTGTAAAAAAATTAATCTATAGTGGTGAACGTGAAAAAACTGAATATAGAAATTATTATAAAATAATTTATGATTAATGACAATAATTTCAGTTTATTTAAGATAGTTGAATTACAACTCTAGCCGTTCATCTAAACAACTAACTTTTAATCGCCTAAATATAATCATTTGGCTTAAACTTATAAGAGGAAAAAAAGAGCATTTGAAGCAAATGCAAAATCTATTATAATTTCTGATGAGTTGATAAATACATTAATTAATCTAAAAAAGTAGGTTTTTAATTATTGCAAAACTTCTATTGAAGTTTTGCATACATTTCAAGAAGTTCGATTTGTTTATCAACTTCATAGATTTTCAGATCTAAAGATTTGATTTTTTGTGAGTTTTGAAGGGTGTCTAAATCACTTTGGGTTTTTAATTGGGCTTCTTTCTCTTCATTTATGATTTTTAAAATAGAGGTATAAACTTCTAAATCATCTCTTGTAATTTGTAATCTTTCTTCAATCATTGATATTTTTTGAAGTTTACTTTTGAAAAAAGTTTTTTCATCATCTAAGCTATTTTCTAAATTTAATTTTGATTTTAGATAATCAATCCTTTTACTTTGAACATCATTAAAAGTTCTTGAATCAAAAGGTACAGTTACACTTAATCCAAAAGTTTGGTCATTCTCTTTTGAGTATTTTGTATTATTATCTGTATCATGGTATTTTGAATAAGTATAATAAGCATTTACACTTGGAAGATATTTAGCCATTGTCATATATGAATAATTGCCTTTTTTATCCACATCAGCTTCTATTTTTTTTAGATTTATATTATTTTCTAAAAACTCTTTTTCACTAAATATTGTAAAAGTTGGTAACTCAAAATTTGTATAATCATTTGAAGAGATATTATTAAAATTATTAATTAATTCTTGTTTTTGATATTTTAAATCAACCAAGTTATTTTTTGTAGTATTCAAAGTTAAAAGGGCATCATCTAAAAATGAAGCATCTAAAAAACCATTTAGAACTTGCTCTTTTTTTCTATTCACATCTATTTTTGCATTTTCTAAAGTGTATTTTGCTTTTTCAATATTTAAGTTTGCTTTTTCAATATTATAAAGATAATTTAATGCTTCTTTTATTAGCTCTTTTTTTTGTTGAGCTAAATCTAAATCAGCATATTTATAACTATTATCCGCATATTTTATAGCTTGATAGATTCCTCCACTTTGAAAAATAGGCTGATTAATAGATATCATTGACCTTTGAGTTTTATCATCTTCACCCAAATTATTTGTATATTGATAAGTAATTGGATTTATCCAATCTTTTCTCAGTTTTGAACTATCTTCTTTAATCTGTTCTTGCGATAAATCAAAATTTTTTAATCTTTTTTCTGAAAGTATTTTTTCATCAAAAGTTTCAGTTTGGGCATATAAATTTGAAAAGATTAAACTACATAAAAGTAGTTTAATCTTGTTTGATTTTATCAAGTGCATTTTCTAATCTTTTAAATCCTTCATTCATCTCTTCTTTTGAGATAGTTAATGCTGGAAGAAGTCTTAAAGTATTTTTCCCTGCTTTTAAAACTAATACACCATGTTCAAAGGCAGTTTTAATAACAAGTGCTAAAGTATCAGCATCTTTAACTCTTAGTCCTCTCATTAGTCCTAAACCAACATTATCAGTGAAGATTTCTCTATGGTTTTCATAAATTTCATTTAATTTTTTATTAAAATAAATAATAGTTTCAGCTAAAGCCCCACTATCTTTTACCTCTTCTAAAATATCTAAAACTTCTAAAGCAGCAGTAGTTACTAAATAATTCCCACCAAAAGTAGAACCATGATCACCTGGACTAAAAATATCTTTTAGTGTTGTCATAATAGCACCAATTGGAACTCCACCACCTAAACCTTTTGCAAGAGTAACAATATCTGGTTCAATTTCATAAAGATTAGCAGCTAAGAACTCACCTGTTCTATAAACTCCTGTTTGAACTTCATCAATGATTAATAAAATATCATTTTCTTTTAAGAATTTTGCTAATTCTTGAATCTCTTTTTTATCAAAAGGTTGAACACCACCTTCCCCTTGAACAAGTTCAATCATAACAGCAACTGTTTCATTATCAATTGCATTATAAATATCATCTATTTTATTATGATAAGAAAAACCATCTGGATATGGAGCAAAGTTTGGAGTATGCATTGAGCTTTGTCCAGTTGCTTTTACAGTTGTAATAGTTCTTCCATGAAAAGAGTGTTCTAATGTGATAACTTTATATCTTTTATTTTCAAATTTAGTTTCACCATATTTTCTTGCAATTTTTATAGCACCTTCATTTGCTTCAGCACCACTATTTGCAAAAAAAGTTCTAATGTCATATCCACATAATTCTTTTAATTTTTTTGCTAATTTTGCTTGTGGTTCAATTGCATATAAATTTGAAATATGAGTTATATTTAAAATTTGTTCATAAATTTTATCAGCAACTCTTTTATTTCCATGTCCTACACTACAAACTGCAATTCCTGATGTAAAATCTATATAATCTTTATCATTTTCATCAAAAAGTGTAGCATTTATACCTTTTTTAAAGTTAACATAATTTCTAGAATAAGTATGTAATACATACTCTTTGTCTATTTGTTCTATTTGTT from Arcobacter venerupis includes these protein-coding regions:
- a CDS encoding aspartate aminotransferase family protein; protein product: MNEQIEQIDKEYVLHTYSRNYVNFKKGINATLFDENDKDYIDFTSGIAVCSVGHGNKRVADKIYEQILNITHISNLYAIEPQAKLAKKLKELCGYDIRTFFANSGAEANEGAIKIARKYGETKFENKRYKVITLEHSFHGRTITTVKATGQSSMHTPNFAPYPDGFSYHNKIDDIYNAIDNETVAVMIELVQGEGGVQPFDKKEIQELAKFLKENDILLIIDEVQTGVYRTGEFLAANLYEIEPDIVTLAKGLGGGVPIGAIMTTLKDIFSPGDHGSTFGGNYLVTTAALEVLDILEEVKDSGALAETIIYFNKKLNEIYENHREIFTDNVGLGLMRGLRVKDADTLALVIKTAFEHGVLVLKAGKNTLRLLPALTISKEEMNEGFKRLENALDKIKQD
- a CDS encoding TolC family protein gives rise to the protein MHLIKSNKIKLLLCSLIFSNLYAQTETFDEKILSEKRLKNFDLSQEQIKEDSSKLRKDWINPITYQYTNNLGEDDKTQRSMISINQPIFQSGGIYQAIKYADNSYKYADLDLAQQKKELIKEALNYLYNIEKANLNIEKAKYTLENAKIDVNRKKEQVLNGFLDASFLDDALLTLNTTKNNLVDLKYQKQELINNFNNISSNDYTNFELPTFTIFSEKEFLENNINLKKIEADVDKKGNYSYMTMAKYLPSVNAYYTYSKYHDTDNNTKYSKENDQTFGLSVTVPFDSRTFNDVQSKRIDYLKSKLNLENSLDDEKTFFKSKLQKISMIEERLQITRDDLEVYTSILKIINEEKEAQLKTQSDLDTLQNSQKIKSLDLKIYEVDKQIELLEMYAKLQ